The following proteins are co-located in the Agromyces laixinhei genome:
- a CDS encoding Rne/Rng family ribonuclease — translation MVEGNEKNTNEPEAGSGSTRRRGGLFGSRRGGRAKSSTKAVPEVTTPAATESAVTDAAAPVVSADESAEAPSADAAFVEATGTPEAGAAVDAVPAEGAGAEASAERDAAATETAAAAGHAAADEPVSPIPAALTTTSLVFHAPPVLAGFDRAEHDGRDGRERDGRGGRERDDDESSSVRRRTRRRSGEEGRSNTDEPANTVVKVRKPREPELITEPQKVKGSTRLEAKKQRRRDGRDAGRRRAVITEAEFLARRESVDRSMVVREKGGRIQIGVLEDGVLVEHYVARNQDASLIGNVYLGRVQNVLPSMEAAFVDIGRGRNAVLYSGEVDWEAAAENGEKNQPRRIELALKPGDRVLVQVTKDPVGHKGARLTSQVSLPGRYLVYVPNGSMNGISRKLPDTERARLKKILKEVLPDNQGVIVRTAAEGATEEQLTLDVNRLIAQWADVSTQLEKVQAPALLHSEPDLLIKIVRDVFNEDFQKMVIEGDDARQTIERYLRAVAPDLLERVEAFAGERDSFDEFRISEQIEKALDRKVWLPSGGSLVIDRTEAMTVVDVNTGKFVGSGGNLEETVTKNNLEAAEEIVRQLRLRDIGGIIVVDFIDMVLESNRDLVLRRLVECLSRDRTKHQVAEVTSLGLVQMTRKKLGLGLLESFSEPCEICAGRGIIVHHEPVMKHRQTSQSQPERRRGRGGNQQQSQAPAASTHAGTHAITDDVKNALAQIAASTIPHTEHKHDEPAADAAGQKSPAAAAVDGGAPTADAAEKPAETSGGGGRRRGRHRRVSQEQGAAAAAAAVPVDESSPAPAAASEPAAVSEPAGVSEPAGVSEVAQILDLPVPPASRKRPAQSAETEVLLDSVLDALPAPKRAGEGRARSRRVSTAALSTTAGGSPVITRADGSGDDAASDSAE, via the coding sequence ATGGTGGAAGGCAACGAGAAGAACACGAACGAACCCGAGGCCGGCAGCGGCTCGACCCGCCGGAGGGGCGGCCTCTTCGGCTCGCGCCGCGGCGGTCGCGCCAAATCCTCCACCAAGGCGGTGCCCGAGGTCACGACCCCGGCGGCGACTGAGAGCGCCGTGACGGATGCTGCGGCGCCCGTCGTCTCGGCTGACGAGAGCGCCGAGGCCCCGAGTGCCGATGCCGCGTTCGTCGAGGCGACAGGAACGCCGGAGGCCGGCGCTGCGGTCGATGCCGTGCCGGCCGAAGGGGCCGGCGCCGAGGCATCCGCTGAGCGTGACGCTGCTGCGACCGAGACCGCCGCGGCAGCGGGGCACGCCGCAGCCGACGAACCGGTCTCGCCCATTCCGGCGGCGCTCACCACGACGTCGCTCGTCTTCCACGCGCCGCCCGTGCTCGCGGGCTTCGACCGAGCCGAACACGACGGCCGTGACGGTCGCGAGCGAGACGGCCGCGGCGGACGCGAGCGCGACGATGACGAGTCGTCGTCCGTTCGCCGGCGCACGCGTCGTCGGAGCGGCGAAGAGGGTCGCTCGAACACCGACGAGCCGGCGAACACGGTCGTCAAGGTACGCAAGCCCCGTGAGCCCGAACTCATCACCGAGCCGCAGAAGGTCAAGGGTTCGACGCGGCTCGAGGCGAAGAAGCAGCGCCGGCGCGACGGGCGCGACGCCGGCCGTCGCCGTGCTGTGATCACCGAGGCCGAGTTCCTCGCCCGCCGCGAGTCGGTCGATCGCTCGATGGTCGTGCGCGAGAAGGGCGGCCGCATCCAGATCGGCGTGCTCGAAGACGGTGTGCTCGTCGAGCACTACGTGGCCCGCAATCAGGATGCCTCGCTCATCGGCAACGTCTACCTCGGCCGCGTGCAGAACGTGCTGCCGAGCATGGAAGCCGCCTTCGTCGACATCGGTCGTGGCCGCAACGCCGTGCTGTACTCGGGTGAGGTCGACTGGGAGGCCGCCGCCGAGAACGGCGAGAAGAACCAGCCGCGCCGAATCGAACTCGCGCTGAAGCCCGGCGACCGCGTGCTCGTGCAGGTCACGAAAGACCCGGTGGGCCACAAGGGCGCCCGCCTCACGAGCCAGGTCTCGCTGCCCGGCCGCTACCTCGTCTACGTGCCCAACGGCTCGATGAACGGCATCAGCCGCAAGCTCCCAGACACCGAGCGCGCACGTCTGAAGAAGATCCTCAAAGAAGTGCTCCCCGACAACCAGGGCGTCATCGTGCGCACTGCTGCCGAGGGCGCGACCGAAGAGCAGCTCACGCTCGACGTCAACCGCCTCATCGCGCAGTGGGCCGACGTCTCGACGCAGCTCGAGAAGGTACAGGCTCCCGCGCTGCTGCACTCCGAGCCCGACCTGCTCATCAAGATCGTGCGCGACGTCTTCAACGAGGACTTCCAGAAGATGGTCATCGAGGGCGACGATGCGCGGCAGACCATCGAACGCTACCTCCGCGCAGTGGCTCCCGACCTGCTCGAGCGAGTCGAGGCCTTCGCGGGCGAGCGCGACTCCTTCGACGAGTTCCGCATCAGCGAGCAGATCGAGAAGGCGCTCGACCGCAAGGTCTGGCTGCCCTCGGGCGGCTCGCTCGTGATCGACCGCACCGAGGCGATGACCGTCGTCGACGTCAACACGGGCAAGTTCGTCGGCTCCGGCGGCAACCTCGAAGAGACCGTCACGAAGAACAACCTCGAAGCGGCCGAAGAGATCGTGCGCCAGCTGCGCCTGCGAGACATCGGCGGCATCATCGTCGTCGACTTCATCGACATGGTGCTCGAGTCCAACCGCGACCTCGTGCTGCGCCGCCTCGTCGAGTGCCTCTCGCGCGACCGCACGAAGCACCAGGTGGCCGAGGTCACCTCGCTCGGCCTCGTACAGATGACCCGCAAGAAGCTCGGTCTCGGACTGCTCGAGTCGTTCAGCGAGCCGTGCGAGATCTGTGCCGGGCGCGGCATCATCGTGCACCACGAACCGGTCATGAAGCACCGCCAGACATCGCAGTCGCAGCCCGAGCGGCGACGTGGTCGCGGGGGCAACCAGCAGCAGTCGCAGGCTCCGGCCGCGTCGACCCACGCCGGCACCCACGCGATCACCGACGATGTGAAGAACGCGCTCGCGCAGATCGCGGCCTCGACGATCCCGCACACCGAGCACAAGCACGACGAACCGGCAGCGGATGCCGCAGGGCAGAAGTCGCCCGCTGCTGCGGCCGTCGACGGCGGCGCGCCGACGGCGGATGCCGCGGAGAAGCCGGCCGAGACCTCGGGTGGCGGCGGCCGTCGCCGCGGCCGCCATCGCCGGGTCTCGCAGGAACAGGGCGCGGCTGCCGCTGCCGCGGCCGTGCCGGTCGACGAGTCGTCGCCCGCGCCCGCCGCAGCGTCCGAGCCCGCTGCGGTGTCCGAGCCGGCAGGGGTGTCCGAGCCTGCCGGGGTCTCCGAGGTCGCGCAGATCCTCGACCTGCCCGTTCCGCCCGCATCGCGAAAGCGCCCCGCCCAGAGCGCAGAGACCGAGGTGCTCCTCGACTCGGTGCTCGATGCGCTTCCGGCCCCGAAGCGGGCCGGCGAAGGGCGCGCGCGCAGCCGTCGCGTCTCCACCGCGGCCCTCAGCACGACGGCCGGCGGCTCGCCCGTGATCACTCGGGCCGACGGCTCGGGTGACGACGCGGCATCCGACTCAGCCGAGTGA
- a CDS encoding DUF4031 domain-containing protein: MTVLIDTPLWPKHGTVWAHLVSDESISELREFAESAGLPSRSFDLDHYDVPVERYDDLVAAGAVPVSPRELVRRLGSSGLRVTPRERRERAARSSLG; the protein is encoded by the coding sequence ATGACCGTGCTCATCGACACACCGCTGTGGCCGAAGCACGGCACCGTCTGGGCGCATCTCGTCAGCGACGAGTCGATCTCCGAACTCCGCGAGTTCGCTGAGAGTGCCGGGCTGCCGTCGAGATCGTTCGATCTCGACCACTACGACGTGCCGGTCGAACGATACGACGACCTCGTGGCGGCGGGGGCCGTGCCGGTCTCGCCGCGAGAGCTCGTGCGGCGACTGGGCAGCAGCGGGCTGCGCGTCACACCGCGTGAACGGCGCGAGCGCGCAGCCCGGTCGTCACTCGGCTGA
- the rplU gene encoding 50S ribosomal protein L21: protein MVYAVVRAGGRQEKVEVGTIVTMDRIKADEDGNVTLAAVLLVDGDKITSDAKALEKVTVTAEVLNDLRGPKIVIQKFKNKTGYKKRQGHRQDLTRVKVTGIK from the coding sequence GTGGTTTACGCAGTAGTGCGCGCCGGCGGCCGGCAGGAGAAGGTCGAAGTCGGCACCATCGTCACGATGGACCGCATCAAGGCAGACGAAGACGGCAACGTCACGCTCGCCGCGGTGCTCCTCGTCGACGGCGACAAGATCACCTCCGACGCCAAGGCGCTCGAGAAGGTCACGGTCACGGCCGAGGTGCTCAACGATCTCCGCGGTCCGAAGATCGTGATTCAGAAGTTCAAGAACAAGACCGGCTACAAGAAGCGTCAGGGGCACCGTCAGGACCTCACGCGCGTCAAGGTCACCGGAATCAAGTAA
- the rpmA gene encoding 50S ribosomal protein L27 — translation MAHKKGASSTRNGRDSNAQRLGVKRFGGQVVGAGEIIVRQRGTHFHPGAGVGRGGDDTLFALEAGAVQFGNKGGRKVVNIVAVGE, via the coding sequence ATGGCACACAAAAAGGGAGCAAGCTCCACCCGCAACGGTCGTGACTCCAACGCGCAGCGCCTCGGCGTGAAGCGCTTCGGCGGCCAGGTCGTCGGCGCCGGCGAGATCATCGTCCGCCAGCGCGGCACCCACTTCCACCCGGGCGCGGGCGTCGGTCGCGGTGGCGACGACACCCTGTTCGCGCTCGAGGCCGGTGCGGTGCAGTTCGGCAACAAGGGCGGCCGCAAGGTCGTCAACATCGTGGCGGTCGGCGAATAG
- the obgE gene encoding GTPase ObgE, whose translation MVSFVDEVTLFLRAGHGGNGCVSVRREKFKPLAGPDGGNGGNGGDIVLVADPQATTLLGYHGRPHRSSANGQPGMGDNRSGALGETLELPVPIGTVVKDANGVELADLTEPGTRFVAAAGGLGGLGNAALATTKRKAPGFALLGTLGDEADITLELKTIADVALVGYPSAGKSSLVAAMSAARPKIADYPFTTLHPNLGVVQAGDHRFTVADVPGLIEGASEGKGLGLEFLRHVERCSALLHVLDCATLEPGRDPITDLEVILAELAAYQVPEGQVPLLERPQLIALNKIDVPEAHELADFVRPELESRGYRVFEISTVSHEGLRQLGFALGELVDTARAEVAATPVPERIVLRPKASSDPGFTVRAEGGSYGTMYRVLGKKPERWVQQTDFTNDEAVGFLADRLAKLGVEDALVRAGAEAGSTVVIGKGSGVVFDWEPTLTSTAELITAPRGTDARLDENRRATRAERRDEYYERMDAKAEARAELERERAAGMWSELDEQTAAEAAEGDAVDVPAKSALSDAGEDSSDEARE comes from the coding sequence ATGGTCAGCTTCGTCGACGAGGTGACGCTGTTCCTGCGTGCCGGTCACGGCGGGAACGGCTGCGTCTCCGTTCGCCGAGAGAAGTTCAAGCCGCTCGCGGGCCCCGACGGCGGCAACGGCGGCAACGGCGGCGACATCGTGCTCGTCGCCGACCCGCAGGCGACCACGCTGCTCGGCTACCACGGGCGCCCGCATCGCTCCTCGGCCAACGGTCAGCCCGGCATGGGTGACAACCGGTCGGGAGCCCTCGGCGAGACCCTCGAGCTCCCGGTGCCGATCGGCACGGTCGTGAAAGACGCGAACGGCGTCGAACTCGCCGACCTCACCGAGCCCGGCACGCGCTTCGTCGCGGCCGCGGGCGGCCTCGGCGGTCTCGGTAACGCCGCCCTCGCGACCACGAAGCGAAAGGCGCCCGGCTTCGCGCTGCTCGGCACCCTCGGCGACGAGGCCGACATCACGCTCGAGCTCAAGACCATCGCCGACGTCGCGCTCGTCGGCTACCCGTCTGCGGGCAAGTCGAGCCTCGTCGCCGCCATGTCGGCGGCGCGACCGAAGATCGCCGACTATCCGTTCACCACGTTGCACCCGAACCTCGGCGTGGTGCAGGCGGGCGACCACCGCTTCACGGTGGCCGATGTTCCGGGGCTCATCGAGGGCGCCAGCGAGGGCAAGGGGCTCGGGCTCGAGTTCCTGCGTCACGTCGAACGCTGCTCGGCGCTGTTGCACGTGCTCGACTGCGCGACCCTCGAACCCGGCCGCGACCCGATCACCGACCTCGAGGTCATCCTCGCTGAACTCGCCGCCTACCAGGTGCCCGAGGGACAGGTGCCGCTCCTCGAGCGCCCCCAGCTCATCGCGCTCAACAAGATCGATGTGCCAGAAGCGCATGAACTCGCCGACTTCGTGCGTCCCGAGCTCGAGTCGCGGGGCTACCGCGTCTTCGAGATCTCGACCGTCAGCCACGAGGGGCTCCGCCAGCTCGGCTTCGCGCTCGGCGAGCTCGTCGACACGGCGCGTGCCGAAGTCGCGGCGACGCCGGTGCCCGAGCGCATCGTCCTCCGGCCGAAGGCCTCGAGCGACCCGGGCTTCACCGTGCGCGCCGAAGGCGGCAGCTACGGCACCATGTACCGGGTGCTCGGCAAGAAGCCCGAGCGCTGGGTGCAGCAGACCGACTTCACGAACGACGAGGCCGTCGGCTTCCTCGCCGACCGTCTTGCGAAGCTCGGCGTCGAAGACGCACTCGTGCGCGCCGGCGCCGAAGCCGGATCGACCGTCGTGATCGGCAAGGGATCGGGCGTCGTCTTCGACTGGGAGCCCACGCTCACCTCGACGGCCGAGCTCATCACCGCGCCGCGCGGCACCGACGCCAGACTCGACGAGAACCGCCGCGCCACCCGCGCCGAGCGCCGCGACGAGTACTACGAGCGCATGGACGCCAAGGCCGAGGCCCGCGCCGAACTCGAGCGAGAGCGCGCCGCGGGCATGTGGTCCGAACTCGACGAGCAGACCGCGGCCGAAGCCGCCGAGGGCGATGCCGTCGACGTGCCGGCGAAGTCTGCACTCTCCGACGCCGGAGAGGACTCGAGCGACGAGGCACGGGAATGA
- the proB gene encoding glutamate 5-kinase has translation MTLATRDEIPAATRIVVKVGSSSISGDNAEQIGLLVDALATAHARGAEIVLVSSGAIATAIPFLSLDGRPTDLATQQAAAAVGQNVLMWRYQTSLDRYGVLAGQVLLTAGDLENATPRSNAQRAMDRLLALRILPIVNENDTVATHEIRFGDNDRLAALVAELIGAELLVLLSDVDALYTKPPYLDGARRIDHVAHGDELAGVEIGSVGRAGVGTGGAETKVSAARIAADAGTAVLITATPLVAEALAGHDVGTWFDAASEGRTAEHDAPLA, from the coding sequence ATGACCCTCGCCACGCGCGATGAGATTCCCGCGGCCACCCGCATCGTCGTCAAGGTCGGCTCCTCGTCGATCAGCGGCGACAACGCCGAGCAGATCGGCCTCCTCGTCGACGCACTCGCGACGGCGCACGCGCGCGGCGCAGAGATCGTGCTCGTCTCCTCAGGTGCGATCGCCACGGCGATCCCGTTCCTGAGCCTCGACGGCCGGCCCACCGACCTCGCCACGCAGCAGGCGGCGGCCGCCGTCGGGCAGAACGTGCTCATGTGGCGATACCAGACGAGCCTCGACCGCTACGGCGTGCTCGCGGGGCAGGTGCTGCTCACGGCGGGCGACCTCGAGAACGCGACGCCCCGATCGAACGCGCAGCGCGCGATGGACCGGTTGCTCGCCCTCCGCATCCTGCCGATCGTGAACGAGAACGACACCGTCGCGACGCACGAGATCCGCTTCGGCGACAACGATCGGCTCGCCGCCCTCGTTGCCGAGCTCATCGGCGCCGAGCTGCTCGTGCTGCTCTCCGACGTCGATGCGCTGTACACGAAGCCGCCGTACCTCGACGGCGCGCGCCGCATCGACCACGTCGCGCACGGTGACGAACTCGCCGGAGTGGAGATCGGTTCGGTCGGCCGGGCAGGGGTGGGCACCGGGGGAGCCGAGACCAAGGTCTCGGCCGCTCGCATCGCGGCCGACGCCGGCACGGCTGTGCTGATCACGGCCACGCCCCTCGTCGCCGAGGCGCTCGCGGGCCACGACGTCGGCACCTGGTTCGACGCGGCGTCCGAGGGGCGCACGGCGGAGCACGACGCGCCCCTCGCCTAG
- a CDS encoding glutamate-5-semialdehyde dehydrogenase, with protein MEQPDLDVSVIDARLAAAKDASRRLARASTAEKDAALEQVAQLLAERSAAIIEANAHDLEAGRATGIGAGLLDRLALDDRRVAALSGAVREVIGLTDPVGDTVSGRSLPNGVRIDQIRVPLGVIGAIYEARPNVTIDIAVLALKSGNAVVLRGGTAAEQTNRVLLGVLRDALDAVGLPADAVQTVDDFGRAGARHLMQARDYVDVLIPRGSAGLIRAVVDEAKVPVIETGAGVVHMFLDESAREDWAVELVHNAKTQRPSVCNALETVLVHADAAARLLPPVLARLEASGVTVHGDERVRAIRPEVLPVTDEDWATEHMSLEISVGVVDSIEDAMRHIRRYSTKHTESIVTNDLGNAERFLNEVDAAAVMVNASTRFTDGAEFGFGAEVGISTQKLHARGPMGLPELTSTKWIVRGAGHVRG; from the coding sequence ATGGAGCAACCCGACCTCGACGTCTCGGTGATCGATGCCCGCCTCGCCGCGGCGAAAGACGCTTCGCGGCGCCTCGCGCGAGCGTCGACCGCCGAGAAGGACGCGGCACTCGAACAGGTGGCGCAGTTGCTCGCCGAGCGGTCGGCCGCGATCATCGAGGCGAATGCGCACGACCTCGAGGCGGGTCGCGCCACCGGCATCGGCGCTGGTCTGCTCGACCGCCTCGCCCTCGACGACCGGCGCGTCGCAGCCCTGTCAGGCGCGGTGCGCGAGGTCATCGGCCTCACCGACCCGGTGGGCGACACGGTCAGCGGCCGCTCACTGCCGAACGGGGTGCGCATCGACCAGATCCGGGTGCCGCTCGGCGTCATCGGTGCGATCTACGAGGCCAGGCCCAACGTCACGATCGACATCGCCGTGCTCGCCCTGAAGAGCGGCAACGCCGTGGTGCTGCGCGGCGGTACCGCTGCCGAGCAGACGAACCGAGTGCTCCTCGGCGTGCTCCGCGACGCGCTCGACGCCGTCGGCCTGCCCGCCGACGCCGTGCAGACCGTCGACGACTTCGGGCGCGCAGGTGCCCGCCACCTCATGCAGGCGCGCGACTACGTCGACGTGCTGATCCCTCGCGGCAGCGCCGGACTCATCCGGGCGGTCGTCGACGAGGCGAAGGTGCCGGTCATCGAGACCGGAGCCGGGGTCGTGCACATGTTCCTCGACGAGAGTGCAAGAGAAGACTGGGCGGTCGAACTCGTGCACAACGCCAAGACCCAGCGTCCGAGCGTGTGCAACGCGCTCGAGACCGTGCTCGTGCACGCCGATGCCGCCGCGCGGCTGCTGCCGCCGGTACTCGCTCGCCTCGAGGCATCCGGAGTCACCGTGCACGGCGACGAACGGGTCCGTGCGATCCGGCCCGAGGTGCTGCCCGTGACCGATGAGGACTGGGCGACCGAGCACATGTCACTCGAGATCTCGGTCGGCGTCGTGGATTCGATCGAAGATGCGATGCGACACATCCGCCGCTACTCGACGAAGCACACCGAGTCGATCGTCACGAACGATCTCGGCAACGCCGAGCGATTCCTGAACGAGGTCGACGCGGCCGCCGTCATGGTGAACGCATCGACCAGATTCACCGACGGCGCCGAGTTCGGCTTCGGCGCCGAGGTCGGCATCTCGACGCAGAAGCTGCATGCGCGGGGACCCATGGGGCTTCCCGAACTGACCAGCACCAAGTGGATCGTGCGTGGGGCCGGTCATGTGCGCGGCTGA